A region of the Bacillus basilensis genome:
TAAGAGAGATACGCGAGTTGGTAACATCTAAATATATGGTCAACGATACAAATTGATGGGATTTCTAGAACTAGAACCCATTTTTACAATTTATTTAACATAATAAGATTAAATGAAACAATAAGAAGGAGTGAAGATATGAAACGCATGCCAACGCAAGAATTAAGTAACGAGTTAAAGAAGCGGAAAGGGATTACTTCTATTAAGATTGAGCCTTATGAAAAAATTGAAGTTGGTGGAATTGTTGTAGATGGACCGGCTGTTATTTTAATTAATCAAGAATACCTGAAAATTGTTGAATGAAGAAAAGGATGATCCTTTACGAAAAGGGATGATCCTTTTTGTTTGCT
Encoded here:
- a CDS encoding BC1881 family protein, with translation MKRMPTQELSNELKKRKGITSIKIEPYEKIEVGGIVVDGPAVILINQEYLKIVE